The proteins below are encoded in one region of Pseudonocardia sp. DSM 110487:
- a CDS encoding nucleoside hydrolase: MREPIPVVIDCDPGVDDAIALLLAFRSPELEVLGVTTVAGNAGVDVVTANAAAVLDLAGAPTDLPLARGAAGPLRGGRRVPDEPIHGIGALGGVTLQASARRVEAGAPELIARLALDRPGEVVLVAIGPLTNVARLVTEHPDAAAALRGIVHMGGAAFVPGNITPAAEFNTFCDPEAARAVLTSGLPVRVVPLDVTRRAAFPGRLSDRLAASSDVRTATAGAMLRGLTDRHEARHGKRLCYVHDATALAAVIDPAPFGWHRHAVDVECAGELTRGALVVDVYGRTRGPATVDVALELEPAAIEALLLDALEGSR; the protein is encoded by the coding sequence ATGCGAGAGCCGATCCCGGTCGTGATCGACTGCGATCCCGGGGTGGACGACGCGATCGCACTGCTGCTTGCGTTCCGCTCGCCCGAGCTGGAGGTCCTCGGCGTCACGACCGTGGCCGGCAACGCGGGCGTCGACGTGGTCACCGCCAACGCCGCAGCCGTCCTGGATCTCGCGGGCGCGCCCACCGATCTCCCGCTGGCCCGCGGTGCGGCCGGACCGCTGCGGGGCGGCCGGCGCGTGCCCGACGAGCCGATCCACGGGATCGGTGCGCTGGGCGGGGTCACGCTGCAGGCGAGCGCACGCCGCGTCGAGGCGGGTGCGCCGGAGCTGATCGCGCGGCTCGCCCTCGACCGACCGGGCGAGGTCGTGCTCGTCGCGATCGGCCCGCTGACGAACGTTGCGCGGCTGGTCACCGAACACCCGGACGCCGCGGCCGCGCTGCGCGGGATCGTGCACATGGGCGGCGCCGCGTTCGTGCCGGGCAACATCACTCCGGCCGCCGAGTTCAACACGTTCTGCGACCCCGAGGCCGCCCGGGCCGTGCTGACCTCAGGTCTGCCGGTCCGGGTGGTCCCGCTCGACGTCACGCGCCGCGCCGCGTTCCCCGGACGGCTGAGCGACCGGCTCGCTGCCTCGTCCGATGTGCGAACGGCCACGGCCGGGGCCATGCTGCGGGGCCTCACCGACCGGCACGAGGCGCGGCACGGGAAGCGGCTCTGCTACGTGCACGACGCCACCGCACTGGCCGCGGTGATCGATCCGGCGCCGTTCGGCTGGCACCGGCACGCGGTCGACGTCGAGTGCGCGGGTGAGCTCACCCGGGGTGCGCTCGTGGTGGACGTGTACGGCCGGACGCGCGGGCCGGCCACCGTCGACGTCGCGCTCGAACTGGAGCCCGCGGCGATCGAGGCGCTGCTGCTGGACGCGCTGGAGGGGAGTCGATGA
- a CDS encoding adenine deaminase C-terminal domain-containing protein, translated as MIEGTLLLAGGSVISVHTGETFRADVLLAGDRIRAVLAPGTAELAAPETVDVTGRLVVPGYIDAHMHVESSLVTPVEFEALTLPLGTTTVLADPHEIVNVAGREAMAWMIEQGRGLRQDIRWAVPSCVPSLHGFETAGADLDAADIAEMLGWEGVTTLGEVMDYRAVISRDARTTAIIDAAKDAGVRLDGHCPHISGADLNEYLWAGIDSDHTKNSAAVTVEKARLGMVMMLQEKCLSDELVSALLALPVLPDFCLVSDDVAPDAVLDRGHLDHLAAVALACGMPPLVVLRALTLHPARRLGLDDRGVVAPGRRADLVVLRDLTSFTPELVICRGRPVEAGAERPRVDNPFGESVHVPADLTGLATWRADLPDGDHTFRALRVNPTDTYTAPDEIVLPVRDGVVGWEGRCAVVTVLERHSGAGTGQTAPVLGFDLEPGAFATTYAHDSHNLTVIATSAVALEEAATRVVALGGGISVVRDGAHPVDLPLPVGGVMSTRPGADVAAGARAVRAAVQEWGWRHANPFMSLTTLALPVSPQVKITDRGLVRVVRRDWEPAVLDAV; from the coding sequence ATGATCGAGGGCACGCTGCTGCTGGCAGGCGGCTCGGTGATCTCGGTGCACACGGGGGAGACCTTCCGGGCCGATGTGCTCCTCGCGGGTGACCGCATCAGGGCGGTCCTGGCTCCTGGCACGGCCGAGCTGGCGGCGCCGGAGACCGTGGACGTCACCGGCCGGCTCGTCGTACCCGGCTACATCGACGCGCACATGCATGTGGAGAGCTCGCTGGTCACGCCGGTGGAGTTCGAGGCGCTGACGCTCCCGCTCGGCACCACCACCGTGCTGGCCGACCCGCACGAGATCGTCAACGTTGCCGGCCGCGAGGCGATGGCGTGGATGATCGAGCAGGGCAGGGGGCTGCGGCAGGACATCCGGTGGGCGGTGCCGTCGTGCGTCCCGTCGCTGCACGGTTTCGAGACCGCGGGCGCCGACCTGGATGCCGCCGACATCGCGGAGATGCTCGGCTGGGAGGGCGTCACCACGCTGGGCGAGGTGATGGACTACCGGGCGGTGATCTCCCGCGATGCGCGCACCACCGCGATCATCGACGCCGCGAAGGATGCGGGCGTGCGCCTCGACGGGCACTGCCCGCACATCAGCGGCGCCGACCTGAACGAGTACCTCTGGGCCGGGATCGACTCCGACCACACCAAGAACTCGGCCGCGGTCACCGTCGAGAAGGCCCGGCTGGGCATGGTGATGATGCTGCAGGAGAAGTGCCTGAGCGATGAGCTCGTGTCGGCACTGCTCGCGCTGCCGGTGCTCCCGGACTTCTGCCTGGTCAGCGACGACGTCGCGCCCGACGCCGTGCTCGACCGCGGCCATCTCGACCACCTCGCGGCGGTCGCGCTGGCCTGCGGCATGCCGCCGCTGGTGGTGCTGCGTGCGCTCACCCTGCACCCCGCCCGGCGGCTCGGGCTCGACGACCGGGGCGTCGTCGCCCCCGGTCGCCGCGCCGACCTCGTGGTGCTGCGCGACCTGACCTCGTTCACGCCGGAGCTGGTGATCTGTCGCGGGCGTCCGGTCGAAGCGGGGGCAGAGCGTCCCCGCGTCGACAACCCGTTCGGCGAGTCGGTGCACGTCCCCGCCGACCTCACCGGTCTCGCCACCTGGCGGGCGGACCTGCCCGACGGCGACCACACGTTCCGCGCCCTGCGGGTCAACCCCACCGACACCTACACCGCGCCCGACGAGATCGTGCTGCCGGTGCGGGACGGGGTGGTCGGCTGGGAGGGGCGCTGCGCCGTGGTCACCGTCCTGGAGCGGCACAGCGGCGCGGGTACGGGGCAGACCGCGCCGGTGCTCGGATTCGACCTCGAGCCGGGGGCGTTCGCCACTACGTACGCCCACGACAGCCACAACCTCACTGTGATCGCCACATCGGCGGTCGCACTGGAGGAGGCGGCGACCCGGGTTGTCGCGCTCGGCGGGGGCATCAGCGTGGTGCGCGACGGTGCCCACCCGGTGGACCTGCCGCTGCCCGTCGGTGGCGTCATGTCGACCCGGCCCGGTGCCGACGTCGCCGCGGGCGCACGGGCGGTCCGGGCGGCGGTGCAGGAGTGGGGCTGGCGGCACGCGAACCCGTTCATGAGCCTGACGACCCTCGCGCTGCCGGTCTCGCCGCAGGTGAAGATCACCGACAGGGGCCTCGTCCGCGTGGTGCGGCGGGACTGGGAACCGGCGGTGCTGGACGCCGTATAG
- a CDS encoding tetratricopeptide repeat protein — protein sequence MPLPPAVVIGVAAVVLYTAGVGIAVLVGGVDATPEWMRETAFWLAVVVGLALVGAASEWVTNFWIMKRACRAIKAHRFRDASIDLQLYVEELEKMAGPNDPLTLRWTSTLAHVLLHRGQRMRAMALLALVIDDQLSVLGPNHPDTRRSLRLLERHMDITAPIAPVEAWWR from the coding sequence TTGCCGCTGCCACCAGCCGTCGTGATCGGCGTTGCCGCGGTGGTGCTGTACACGGCGGGTGTTGGTATCGCGGTCCTGGTCGGGGGTGTCGATGCCACCCCGGAGTGGATGCGGGAGACGGCGTTCTGGCTCGCCGTGGTGGTCGGGCTCGCCCTGGTCGGCGCCGCGTCGGAGTGGGTCACGAACTTCTGGATTATGAAGCGGGCCTGCAGGGCCATCAAGGCGCACCGATTCCGCGACGCCTCCATAGATCTGCAGCTCTACGTCGAGGAGCTGGAGAAGATGGCCGGGCCGAACGACCCGCTCACGCTCCGCTGGACCTCCACCCTGGCCCACGTGCTGCTCCACAGGGGGCAGCGGATGCGGGCGATGGCGCTCCTCGCGCTCGTGATCGACGACCAGCTGTCCGTCCTGGGCCCGAATCATCCGGACACGCGACGGTCGTTGCGGCTGCTGGAGCGCCACATGGACATCACCGCCCCGATCGCGCCGGTCGAGGCCTGGTGGCGATAG